A window from Polyangium spumosum encodes these proteins:
- a CDS encoding helix-turn-helix transcriptional regulator, with protein MRYTKVRTVGSGTSSTGREALSSARRAAPSIPQASAPARPRGRPKGPFTQHRRLDTLRALLQRHPKGLTIYELARELEVTPRSMRRYLAEVRRDLDLVSTTSKPGGTRLWRLAPGEAPRRVEVRRTQAYALLAARRLFEPMRGSTLYEEIDLAAQQLLGVARRPGRGPNAGVADARLEERFLYLPFAPKDYAAHTEALDDLFQAVADLRPLSCRYRRAKDGREDKVLIHPYAMVLYKDAIYCVGLHAGRGEIRTFLLDRMRDTECATTERFDLPANFRVEDYFQGTFGIWSGGASTHVVIDFSAKVADFVRTRKVHPSQVIEELQGGGVRLSLDIGDMTELTSWVLGFGETARVLEPPDLVARVKKELQQAVANYDAAPEDRPKVKKSRSS; from the coding sequence TTGCGATACACGAAGGTGCGTACCGTGGGATCCGGCACCTCGAGCACAGGACGCGAAGCTCTCTCCTCCGCGCGCCGCGCCGCGCCCTCCATTCCGCAGGCCTCGGCCCCCGCGCGACCACGCGGCCGGCCGAAAGGCCCGTTCACGCAGCACAGGCGCCTCGACACGTTGCGCGCGCTGCTGCAGCGGCACCCGAAAGGCCTGACGATCTACGAGCTCGCCCGCGAGCTCGAGGTGACGCCGCGATCGATGCGCCGCTACCTCGCGGAGGTGCGGCGGGATCTCGATCTCGTCTCGACCACGAGCAAGCCCGGCGGCACGCGCCTCTGGCGCCTGGCCCCCGGCGAAGCGCCTCGGCGCGTCGAGGTGCGGCGCACGCAGGCCTACGCGCTGCTCGCGGCGCGGCGCCTGTTCGAGCCGATGCGCGGCTCGACGCTCTACGAAGAGATCGACCTCGCCGCGCAGCAGCTCCTCGGCGTCGCGCGGCGCCCAGGCCGCGGCCCGAACGCAGGCGTGGCCGACGCGCGCCTCGAAGAGCGCTTCCTCTACCTGCCCTTCGCCCCGAAGGACTACGCGGCGCACACGGAGGCGCTCGACGATCTCTTCCAGGCCGTCGCCGATCTACGCCCGCTCTCGTGCCGCTACCGACGCGCGAAGGACGGTCGCGAGGACAAGGTCCTCATCCATCCCTACGCGATGGTCCTCTACAAGGACGCGATCTACTGCGTCGGCTTGCACGCGGGCCGCGGCGAGATCCGCACGTTCTTGCTCGACCGCATGCGCGACACGGAGTGCGCGACGACGGAGCGCTTCGATCTACCCGCGAATTTCCGCGTCGAGGACTACTTCCAGGGCACCTTCGGCATCTGGTCGGGCGGCGCCTCGACGCACGTGGTGATCGACTTCAGCGCGAAGGTCGCGGACTTCGTGCGGACGCGCAAGGTGCACCCGTCGCAGGTGATCGAGGAGCTGCAAGGCGGAGGCGTGCGGCTCTCGCTCGACATCGGCGACATGACGGAGCTGACGTCGTGGGTCCTCGGCTTCGGCGAGACCGCGCGCGTGCTCGAGCCCCCGGATCTCGTGGCGCGCGTGAAGAAGGAGCTCCAGCAGGCCGTGGCGAACTACGACGCCGCTCCCGAGGATCGACCGAAGGTGAAGAAGAGCCGGTCGTCGTAG
- a CDS encoding heme exporter protein CcmB: protein MKRFLRQAALIAGKDLAIELSTGEIVTTSGFFAVLVAVIASLAFFAGQEATEGVAPGVIWVSVAFASVLAVGRTWQREREENALAGLLVLPVSRGAIFAGKAVSVAIFVGLVEVIVVPVSALLFSVDLIEMAPGLLLIGLFATPGIAAVGTLFGAMTVRTRARDLVLASVFFPLLAPTLLAAVAGTRELFGGAETSELFDYLALMAVFGTVFTAGGVGLFDTLIDG from the coding sequence GTGAAACGATTCCTGAGACAAGCCGCGCTGATCGCCGGGAAGGACCTCGCCATCGAGCTGTCCACGGGCGAGATCGTGACCACGAGCGGGTTCTTCGCCGTGCTCGTCGCGGTCATCGCGTCGCTCGCGTTTTTCGCAGGACAAGAAGCAACGGAAGGCGTGGCCCCCGGGGTGATCTGGGTCTCCGTCGCGTTCGCGTCGGTGCTCGCGGTCGGGCGGACGTGGCAACGCGAGCGCGAGGAGAACGCGCTCGCGGGGCTGCTCGTGTTGCCCGTGTCGCGCGGCGCGATCTTCGCGGGGAAGGCCGTGAGCGTGGCGATCTTCGTGGGGCTCGTGGAGGTGATCGTGGTCCCGGTGAGCGCGCTGCTCTTCTCGGTGGATCTGATCGAGATGGCGCCGGGGCTGCTCCTGATCGGGCTCTTCGCGACGCCGGGGATCGCCGCGGTGGGGACGCTCTTCGGCGCGATGACGGTGCGGACGCGGGCGCGGGATCTCGTGCTCGCGAGCGTGTTTTTCCCGCTGCTCGCGCCGACGCTGCTCGCCGCGGTGGCCGGGACGCGCGAGCTCTTCGGCGGCGCGGAGACGAGCGAGCTCTTCGATTACCTCGCGCTGATGGCCGTGTTCGGGACGGTGTTCACGGCCGGCGGCGTCGGGCTGTTCGATACGCTCATCGATGGATGA
- a CDS encoding type II CAAX prenyl endopeptidase Rce1 family protein, with product MFHLASTLLAAAGPTGARVAPTLFETATKALFPVVAYIALAPVLWFFFRRTWRELDVAAHEHQRKTLAAGTYDYRPAVLFVTTALVLTLQEYYGGRDFYENHIKPFLRELDKAGGYGVDLRKWNELYGYGWWAFTRVFGYVAMPMIIWKICFRRDSLLDMGLRVRGFLKHAWIYGLCLAVVVPAVVIVSRAPDFGTYYPFYKQCSRSWFDLAMWELMYFAQFFALEVFFRGFWLSGLRTSLGSGAIFAMCVPYCMIHYGKPYLEAAGAVVAGIALGSLAMRTKSIYSGFLVHVTVALLMDLLALSHRNALPTSLWGP from the coding sequence ATGTTCCACCTCGCCTCGACGCTCCTCGCGGCGGCCGGCCCGACGGGGGCGCGTGTCGCGCCGACGCTCTTCGAAACGGCGACGAAGGCCCTCTTCCCCGTCGTCGCGTACATCGCGCTCGCGCCCGTGCTCTGGTTCTTCTTCCGGCGCACGTGGCGCGAGCTCGACGTCGCCGCGCACGAACACCAGCGCAAGACGCTCGCCGCCGGGACGTACGACTACCGGCCCGCGGTGCTCTTCGTGACCACCGCGCTCGTGCTCACGTTGCAGGAGTATTATGGCGGCCGTGATTTTTACGAAAATCACATCAAGCCATTCCTGCGCGAGCTCGACAAGGCGGGCGGCTACGGGGTCGACCTGCGCAAGTGGAACGAGCTCTACGGCTACGGCTGGTGGGCATTTACGCGCGTGTTCGGGTACGTCGCGATGCCCATGATCATCTGGAAGATCTGCTTCCGGAGGGACAGCCTGCTCGACATGGGCCTCCGGGTCCGCGGCTTCCTGAAGCACGCGTGGATCTACGGGCTTTGCCTCGCGGTCGTGGTCCCGGCCGTGGTCATCGTCTCGCGGGCGCCTGATTTCGGCACGTATTACCCGTTCTACAAGCAATGCTCCCGCTCGTGGTTCGACCTCGCGATGTGGGAGCTCATGTATTTCGCCCAGTTCTTCGCGCTCGAGGTCTTCTTCCGCGGCTTCTGGCTCTCGGGCCTGCGCACCTCGCTCGGCTCCGGCGCGATCTTCGCGATGTGCGTGCCATATTGCATGATCCATTATGGCAAGCCTTACCTCGAGGCCGCGGGCGCCGTGGTCGCGGGCATCGCGCTCGGCTCGCTCGCGATGCGCACGAAGAGCATCTACTCGGGCTTCCTCGTGCACGTGACGGTCGCGCTGCTCATGGATCTGCTGGCGCTCTCGCACCGCAACGCGCTGCCGACGTCGCTCTGGGGGCCGTAG
- a CDS encoding KamA family radical SAM protein yields MTAQSLIELSKRTYEIVPQKPPVDPARLEYKNFKDTPDWRRIPAYADVTEEQFLDHRWQSKKSITRPDKLLEALRDLVSEEFIKDATEGFARAPMSVRVSPYLLSLIDWTDPYRDPLRTQFIPLGSRFLPDHPKLGLDSLHERADAPVPGLTHRYTDKALFLPLDTCPVYCRFCTRSYAVGIDTEEVEKTHFKVDEERWRAAYTYIASRPELEDIVVSGGDAYNLRPEQLRSIGETLLGMPNIRRIRLATKGPAVMPQKILTDDEWIDAVTYISDLGRKLHKEVAVHTHFNNPNEITGITRDAMQKLFGRGIRVRNQSVLIRGVNDDPETMKLLVKRLGHLNVQPYYVYVHDLVKGAEDLRTTVATGELIEKHVRGSTAGFNTPTFVVDAPGGGGKRDVHSYEFYDRVTGISVFESPSVKPGQKYLYFDPIDRLPDEGRARWADPREHQVMIDEAMRAVS; encoded by the coding sequence ATGACTGCCCAAAGCCTCATCGAGCTCAGCAAACGCACCTACGAAATCGTACCGCAGAAGCCTCCGGTCGATCCGGCGCGGCTCGAGTACAAGAACTTCAAGGATACGCCGGACTGGCGGCGGATCCCCGCTTATGCCGACGTCACCGAGGAGCAATTCCTCGATCACCGCTGGCAGTCGAAGAAATCGATCACCCGGCCCGACAAGCTCCTCGAGGCCCTGCGGGATCTCGTCTCCGAGGAGTTCATCAAGGACGCGACCGAGGGCTTCGCCCGCGCGCCGATGAGCGTGCGCGTCTCGCCCTACCTGCTCTCGCTCATCGACTGGACGGACCCCTATCGTGATCCGCTGCGCACCCAGTTCATCCCGCTGGGGTCGCGCTTCTTGCCCGACCACCCCAAGCTCGGGCTCGACTCGTTGCACGAGCGCGCGGACGCGCCCGTCCCGGGGCTGACGCATCGGTACACCGACAAAGCCCTCTTCCTCCCGCTCGACACCTGCCCGGTCTACTGCCGCTTCTGCACGCGCAGTTATGCCGTCGGCATCGACACCGAGGAGGTCGAGAAGACGCACTTCAAGGTCGACGAGGAGCGCTGGCGCGCCGCGTACACGTACATCGCCTCGCGGCCCGAGCTCGAGGACATCGTGGTGTCGGGGGGCGACGCGTACAACCTGCGCCCCGAGCAGCTTCGTTCGATCGGCGAGACGCTGCTCGGCATGCCCAACATCCGCCGCATCCGCCTCGCGACGAAGGGCCCGGCCGTGATGCCGCAGAAGATCCTCACGGACGACGAGTGGATCGACGCCGTCACGTACATCTCCGACCTCGGCCGCAAGCTGCACAAGGAGGTCGCGGTGCACACGCACTTCAACAACCCGAACGAGATCACGGGCATCACGCGCGACGCCATGCAGAAGCTCTTCGGGCGCGGCATCCGCGTGCGCAACCAGAGCGTGCTCATCCGCGGGGTGAACGACGATCCGGAGACCATGAAGCTGCTCGTCAAGCGCCTCGGCCACCTCAACGTGCAGCCCTACTACGTGTACGTGCACGACCTCGTGAAGGGCGCCGAGGACCTGCGTACGACCGTCGCGACGGGCGAGCTCATCGAGAAACACGTGCGCGGCTCGACCGCGGGCTTCAACACGCCCACGTTCGTCGTCGACGCCCCTGGCGGCGGCGGCAAGCGCGACGTGCACTCGTACGAGTTCTACGATCGCGTGACGGGCATCAGCGTCTTCGAGAGCCCGAGCGTCAAGCCCGGCCAGAAGTACCTCTACTTCGATCCGATCGACCGGCTGCCGGACGAGGGCCGCGCCCGCTGGGCCGATCCGCGCGAGCATCAGGTGATGATCGACGAAGCGATGCGCGCGGTGTCCTGA
- the gltX gene encoding glutamate--tRNA ligase produces the protein MSQGKPRVRFAPSPTGYLHIGGVRTALFNWLWARKTGGTFVLRIEDTDQERSTPENEAIILRELRWLGLGWDEGPEASGDHGPYRQMERLPIYQEHVEKLIAAGAAYRCYCTKEELDAQREALKARDPKAQFRYPGTCRERTGPAPDRPFVIRFRAPSSGSVTYKDLVFGEVVTPNNTQQDAVLVRADGVPLYNLGAVVDDITMGITLVARGRDHMINTPPQILLYQALGAPVPQFAHLPMMLAPDGQKLSKRHGAVSVGEYRERGISPMGLLNYLVRFGWSYGDEEIFSMQDLVQKFGWENCSKADGKFDAKKLAAIAFEHLKSPALTPDDAYLDSTLPFLEKRGLSGVDREKVRALLPLIRERAQTFADAADALDYFFRDLPTYDEKAVKKFLVADKAPHLRAVRDLFASIDDFSTKNLEARFGELLTEKKLEIKDVAQPVRVAISGRTATPGLFDVLSLVGKPRVLARLDHALGLIAAATGNG, from the coding sequence ATGTCACAAGGCAAGCCTCGCGTTCGATTTGCTCCTTCTCCGACCGGCTACCTCCACATCGGCGGCGTCCGGACGGCGCTCTTCAACTGGCTCTGGGCGCGCAAGACCGGCGGCACGTTCGTCCTGCGCATCGAGGACACCGACCAGGAGCGCAGCACGCCGGAGAACGAAGCGATCATCCTGCGCGAGCTGCGCTGGCTCGGGCTCGGCTGGGACGAGGGCCCCGAGGCCTCTGGCGACCACGGCCCCTACCGGCAGATGGAGCGGCTCCCGATTTACCAGGAGCACGTGGAGAAGCTCATCGCGGCGGGCGCGGCCTACCGTTGTTATTGCACCAAGGAAGAGCTCGACGCCCAGCGCGAGGCGCTGAAGGCCCGCGATCCGAAGGCTCAGTTCCGTTACCCGGGCACCTGCCGCGAGCGCACGGGCCCCGCGCCCGATCGCCCGTTCGTCATTCGTTTCCGCGCGCCGAGCTCGGGCTCCGTCACCTACAAGGACCTCGTCTTCGGCGAGGTCGTCACGCCGAACAACACGCAGCAGGACGCCGTGCTCGTGCGTGCGGACGGCGTCCCGCTCTACAACCTCGGCGCGGTCGTCGACGACATCACCATGGGCATCACGCTCGTGGCGCGCGGCCGTGACCACATGATCAACACCCCGCCGCAGATCCTGCTCTACCAGGCGCTCGGCGCGCCCGTCCCGCAGTTCGCGCACCTGCCGATGATGCTCGCGCCCGACGGGCAGAAGCTCTCGAAGCGGCACGGCGCGGTCTCCGTCGGCGAGTACCGCGAGCGTGGCATCTCCCCGATGGGCCTCCTGAACTACCTCGTCCGCTTCGGCTGGTCCTACGGCGACGAGGAGATCTTCTCCATGCAGGACCTCGTCCAGAAGTTCGGCTGGGAGAACTGCAGCAAGGCCGACGGCAAGTTCGACGCGAAGAAGCTCGCGGCGATCGCCTTCGAGCACCTCAAGTCCCCGGCGCTCACGCCCGACGACGCCTACCTCGACAGCACGCTCCCGTTCCTCGAAAAACGTGGCCTCTCGGGCGTCGATCGCGAGAAGGTCCGCGCGCTCCTCCCGCTCATCCGCGAGCGCGCGCAGACGTTCGCCGACGCGGCCGACGCGCTCGACTACTTCTTCCGCGATCTGCCCACGTACGACGAGAAGGCCGTGAAGAAATTCCTCGTCGCGGACAAGGCGCCGCACCTCCGGGCCGTGCGGGACCTCTTCGCCTCGATCGACGATTTCTCCACGAAGAACCTCGAGGCTCGGTTCGGCGAGCTCCTCACCGAGAAGAAGCTCGAGATCAAGGACGTGGCGCAGCCCGTCCGCGTCGCGATCAGCGGCCGGACGGCGACGCCTGGGCTCTTCGACGTCCTCTCGCTCGTCGGCAAGCCGCGCGTCCTTGCGCGCCTCGACCATGCGCTCGGCTTGATCGCCGCCGCGACCGGGAACGGCTGA
- a CDS encoding 2Fe-2S iron-sulfur cluster-binding protein has product MFRRTRALRDPVTIHLDGSPVRAERGEPLAASLLAEDKIILARSPKLHRPRSASCLRGGCDGCLMRVDGAPNVMTCLHATAGGERIETQNVVGSRKADLLRVTDWFFPNGIDHHHFMAGVPALGSIMQSMARKIAGLGRLPSEIEATRPARLLEADAVVVGAGLAGLVVANRLGASGARVVVVDDGLSLGGSLLALPDQTSRLESLRLTGDLVFSRSTVAGSYLGDLLVASEAGAVVVRAPIKVFATGAHDGVLAFPGNDMPGVFSARAVCLLHAYGIEPDGPIVVVGDDLWSDELSNRFEDRVLRFGVSALAGVEGTGHVKRVLMRDGSKVRRLDAEVLAVGVPGAPAFELAAQAGAEVRFDPARGYVVACDENGAAGEGIWAVGECTGMDFDPDAITAAAERCADAIIA; this is encoded by the coding sequence ATGTTCCGGCGTACGCGGGCCCTCCGAGATCCCGTCACGATCCACCTCGACGGCTCGCCGGTGCGGGCCGAGCGGGGCGAGCCGCTCGCCGCCTCGCTGCTCGCCGAGGACAAGATCATCCTGGCGCGTAGCCCCAAGCTCCACCGCCCGCGCAGCGCGAGTTGCCTCCGCGGCGGCTGCGACGGCTGCCTCATGCGCGTCGACGGCGCGCCGAACGTGATGACCTGCCTCCACGCGACGGCCGGCGGCGAGCGCATCGAGACCCAGAACGTCGTTGGATCCCGCAAGGCCGACCTCTTGCGGGTGACCGACTGGTTCTTCCCGAACGGCATCGACCACCACCACTTCATGGCGGGTGTCCCTGCGCTCGGCTCGATCATGCAGAGCATGGCGCGCAAGATCGCGGGGCTCGGCCGCCTGCCCTCCGAGATCGAGGCGACCCGACCCGCCCGCTTGCTCGAGGCCGACGCCGTGGTCGTGGGCGCGGGCCTCGCGGGCCTCGTCGTCGCGAACAGGCTCGGCGCCTCGGGCGCGCGTGTGGTCGTCGTCGACGACGGGCTCTCCCTCGGCGGCTCCCTCCTCGCCTTGCCCGATCAAACGTCGCGGCTCGAATCACTTCGTTTGACCGGCGACCTCGTCTTCTCGCGCTCGACCGTCGCCGGCTCGTACCTCGGGGACCTTCTCGTCGCCTCCGAGGCGGGGGCTGTCGTGGTGCGCGCGCCGATCAAGGTCTTCGCGACGGGCGCGCACGACGGCGTGCTCGCCTTCCCGGGCAACGACATGCCGGGCGTCTTCTCTGCCCGCGCGGTCTGCCTGCTTCATGCGTACGGCATCGAGCCCGACGGCCCGATCGTCGTCGTGGGTGATGATCTCTGGTCGGACGAGCTTTCGAACCGGTTCGAGGATCGCGTGCTTCGTTTCGGGGTCTCGGCCCTCGCGGGTGTCGAGGGGACGGGGCACGTGAAGCGTGTCCTCATGCGTGACGGCTCCAAGGTGCGCCGCCTCGACGCGGAGGTCCTCGCCGTCGGCGTGCCCGGCGCCCCCGCGTTCGAGCTCGCGGCGCAGGCCGGCGCCGAGGTTCGTTTTGATCCGGCGCGCGGGTACGTGGTCGCGTGTGACGAAAACGGCGCGGCGGGCGAGGGCATCTGGGCCGTCGGCGAGTGCACCGGCATGGACTTCGATCCCGACGCGATCACGGCCGCCGCCGAACGCTGCGCCGATGCGATCATCGCTTGA
- a CDS encoding transglycosylase SLT domain-containing protein: MAASSLTSARFVLGLLGLGAAMLLPGRAEADIYTYTDAQGNVHVTSQPVRGGKSGGKMDRITSGDAGGKTRKKAAQLFTVSMPSDRSPERFGRYDSWIREGARLYRLPEELIRAVIKCESDFDPRAVSPTGAQGLMQLMPATALRMQVRDAFDPRENILGGSRYLRVLANMFNGDLELTVAGYNAGENAVMRYQGIPPYEETQGYVGCVVGHYRSFKAARLPLEGL, translated from the coding sequence TTGGCCGCCTCTTCGCTCACCTCTGCCCGCTTCGTGCTCGGCCTGCTCGGCCTCGGGGCGGCGATGCTCCTGCCGGGTCGGGCGGAAGCCGACATTTATACCTACACGGACGCGCAGGGGAACGTGCACGTGACGAGCCAGCCTGTCCGCGGCGGAAAGTCGGGCGGGAAGATGGATCGGATCACGAGCGGGGACGCGGGCGGAAAGACGCGCAAGAAGGCTGCCCAGCTCTTCACGGTATCCATGCCGAGCGACCGCTCGCCGGAGCGTTTTGGTCGGTACGACTCGTGGATTCGCGAGGGCGCGCGGCTTTATCGGCTGCCGGAAGAGCTCATTCGCGCGGTGATCAAGTGCGAGAGCGACTTCGATCCACGCGCCGTCTCGCCCACGGGCGCGCAGGGCTTGATGCAGCTCATGCCTGCGACCGCGCTGCGAATGCAGGTGCGTGACGCCTTCGATCCGCGGGAAAACATCCTCGGCGGCTCCCGTTATCTGCGCGTGCTCGCGAACATGTTCAACGGTGATCTCGAGCTCACGGTGGCGGGCTACAACGCCGGGGAAAACGCTGTGATGCGGTACCAGGGCATCCCGCCGTACGAGGAGACGCAGGGGTACGTGGGCTGCGTCGTCGGGCATTATCGCAGCTTCAAGGCTGCTCGTTTGCCGCTCGAAGGCCTCTGA